The DNA segment GCATCGGCTACAATGGGTTTCCACGTGGTTGTTCTGACGACAAACTTCCATGGTCAAAGGTTAGtatatttttaaattaaattatgCTAAGGTTCATCAATGATTTATCATCactaatctttttttttttgcacttttagaAATCCAAGAATGACAATCCTTTAGAGACAAAATACCCGTAAGTGATGCTGCTACACTGCTTACAATGACCACAagtagaggtggcaaaatggcCGGGTTGGGTAATAGGTCAACACAGGTATTATTAGTACTAGTCACGTGCTGTGTTGACTAAAACACTTTCAATTTAAACCATCTAATCGTTTATTAACCAGTTAGTGTTAAATAATGATTGACGAAAGCTATAATGTTTCAATGATCACATCATCACGCTATTTCTTAATAACATGTTTTAAGAGGTTTTATGCATGAACAATACATTTTTTTTCTGTTTTACCCAATTTacatgttagaaaaaaaaaacataaaacgaTTCGACCCGTCCATAAGTAAAGGGCTGAAAGCCTGAAATTGCCACGTGGCTCACTTCTAATACAAGTTTTTTACTTGCTAATAATTCCTATAGTTTTTTATATACTTGTTACTATTTCTTCTTGCAATCCCTGCTAGTTTGTGATAAAAGCTTGTTGTTAATTGCTGCAAATTTGAATTATTCTTGTTTTGCAGTTATGTTTGTCATGCTGAAGTTAATTGCATCCTGAACACAAATCACGCGTCTGCTGCAGGGCAGGTTGGttcaaatttttatatttttttatttatctatttTTTTTGTGAACTGTAACTACCCCATTGACCTGAATCTATTTTAACATGTTACCCAATCTGGCCATTTTGGCACCTACAAATATCTGCGAAAACGTTTTATAAGAGTATTAATGTCATTTATTTTGTTCTTATAAATGTGCAGAGGCTTTATGTAACAATGTTTCCTTGTAATGAGTGTGCAAAAGTTATAATTCAGGTGAGTTTGAAGCCCTTCTTTACATTGCATTTTTCTCTTACTTTTGGGCTTTGTTGCAGTTTTACCGATTTAATCTTTGACTTTTTATATATTACAGTCTGGGGTTTCTGAAGTCATTTATTTTGTGGAAAAAAGCTTGGAGAATTCTGATGTTATTTATGCTGCTTCTCACAAACTTCTATCTCTGGCAGGCATAAAAGTAAGTTATTCTAAACTATTTATCTCGGTTGATTTTAGGTCTAAACTTCTATCTCTGGCAGGCATAAAAGTAATATTACCTAATTAGTCTTCTTAGATATTTATTCCCACCTCACAACGTTCATCTGATACTGCCATACTggtaggggtgtgaatttcttgTGCGACATGAAACATGAAATTCACGgatttgggtttagtctaaatggGTCAGGTCAGTTTGAGGTCGAACCCGTGAGCACGTTTAGCTAAATGGGTTGATTTTGTGTCAACATGGCAGGTTTGCAGGTTGACCCGTTTAATTCatttatttttacatttttttaaatgTATGTTATGTAATAACGTAAACTACATATGGGGTTTTATTTATGGCAAAATTTAGTTTAAACATATTAGataaagaaaatagaaaaaagtCTGTCTGAATATGTAATTTTAAAGCTTAAATATAAAAAagttaaaacctttttcttttcgTTTTAAACGGACATGTTCATTTCAACCAGCGAATACACGTGTGATGCTAATGTTCTGCTTCATGTGTCACATGTTTTGTGGGTTCGTACCAGGTACGACCCGCCAATAtatgaacacgacccgtttggcaGCTAATCACTTCCGGCTTGTATTAGTTgctaacaatttttttttgaattgtaGGTTAGGAAACATCAGCCGAAGATGGATCAGATATTACTCAGATTTCTCGAGACTTAGAACCTCATTTTACCTTATTGTTGTATGTGTGTTTTTGTTAGCGTTTTTTCTCGCCCTTGAATGAAATAATCAGACATGAAGTAATTAGGGTGTTTAGTGATTATAGAACTTTTTCTAGTGATGCATTGTACTTCTGTTACTATGATGTTTCTTGGTCGACTCTTCTATGTAACAATATCGAATGCAGTTATCGGTGATTGATGCATGTTTGGTGGCATTAACGTTGGATTTTTTTATAGTTATCGATGATCTCTTTTAACAATTTCAGAGTATTTAAATTTTCATCGGTGTCTATATCTTTTACCAACACCTCCTTGCACTTGCAACATCCCTGACAAAATGCAATCTCACATTTATTTGtttagggtgtaaggagtggttaaacactttggagtggtaaaccaaaaaaccgaccaattagagcgcgccatgtcaatcagtcaaaaatgtttaaactttgctgaaaagtgttggcaatggtttaaacatttggtgaattggtaaactttttaaataaaaaaaaggaaaaaaaatgtgattggttgagattggaatggaccccaccccatacctccctctctctttcctttctccttTCCCGCATCGGTAAAGCTTCACCGATTTTATACCCATTTCGTCAAACACTTCATGTGGCAAAAGGTTGGCAATGGTTTGCCAAAGTTTACCGAATCGGTAAAATGGCTTTACCGAAAGCCACTCCGTATCCCCTTAGTTCTTTCATGAAAGACATGCTCTTAGTCAACTGCGCTGCCCCTTGATTGTCACAATGAACTACTGCATTCACCTCATTGAGGAACCACCACCTTGTTGACGACATGACAGTACCGTTTTTTTAATCCTTGAGGAACCACCACCTT comes from the Helianthus annuus cultivar XRQ/B chromosome 4, HanXRQr2.0-SUNRISE, whole genome shotgun sequence genome and includes:
- the LOC110899024 gene encoding deoxycytidylate deaminase yields the protein MNSRDLTLVSTAAVAGALASAFVIRLLVNPSKKKLVTTDTSTSDDVLQRKSSSNDPYDSSKRKGYLSWDDYFMAIAFLSAERSKDPNRQVGACLVSQDDIILGIGYNGFPRGCSDDKLPWSKKSKNDNPLETKYPYVCHAEVNCILNTNHASAAGQRLYVTMFPCNECAKVIIQSGVSEVIYFVEKSLENSDVIYAASHKLLSLAGIKVRKHQPKMDQILLRFLET